From a single Brassica rapa cultivar Chiifu-401-42 chromosome A01, CAAS_Brap_v3.01, whole genome shotgun sequence genomic region:
- the LOC103849388 gene encoding glutamic acid-rich protein, with protein MSRCFPFPPPGYEKKISTDEADSLIKEKQKKEKKHKKEKKDKETSKDKHKERKEKKEKHKDRKDKYRNKEKSRTSEDRKAAGVLPNTQDGEKLVRDNSQSNGNGESKFIQDLARRIRDEEEATESQSVGKIRNDDERRINKNFAMERRPENVSSCSGQKGTEEVMFKPLEKKDQAKKMELQEKNHRRGSVIVADMPLDSKKTEPKYTTHRGSKEEETEALNKIGQGKPKDVEGGPKLKERHVDTSNFRRQEDLSRDSIKNLSSEGILGKRKDLETNGFLHENGSRPNKMLRPVASPVSSVENGRKLGECQTPLKPVTELQGTLCNPEAKEHRVNGFIKSQEPKSHPSISSVKAKENGEASAKKRPHSDLKYLDQILNVPERDEVDETEEQEWLFGQSGVKVLKKPKTDSTTTGLDETLQVWNQALSIESADIVALPYVVPF; from the exons GAAAAGcaaaagaaggagaagaagcacAAAAAGGAGAAGAAGGATAAAGAAACAAGCAAAGACAAGCACAAGGAACGGAAGGagaaaaaagagaaacataaagaTAGGAAAGACAAATACCGGAATAAAGAAAAGAGCAGAACCTCAGAGGACAGAAAAGCTGCTGGTGTTCTGCCGAACACACAAGACGGAGAGAAGCTTGTAAGAGATAACTCGCAGAGTAATGGTAATGGAGAGTCTAAGTTTATACAAGACCTGGCAAGAAGGAtcagagatgaagaagaagctacAGAAAGTCAAAGCGTGGGAAAGATTAGGAATGATGATGAAAgaagaatcaataaaaatttTGCAATGGAGAGGAGGCCTGAAAATGTATCATCTTGCAGTGGTCAGAAAGGAACCGAGGAGGTCATGTTTAAACCATTGGAGAAGAAAGATCAGGCAAAGAAAATGGAACTACAAGAGAAGAATCACCGCAGAGGAAGTGTGATTGTGGCTGATATGCCACTGGATAGTAAGAAAACTGAACCGAAGTACACAACACATAGAGGTAGTAAAGAGGAGGAAACAGAGGCGTTAAACAAAATTGGTCAGGGCAAACCAAAAGATGTAGAGGGAGGGCCCAAGTTAAAGGAGAGACATGTAGATACTAGTAATTTTAGAAGGCAGGAGGACCTTTCAAGGGATAGCATAAAAAATCTTAGCTCAGAGGGCATTCTTGGCAAACGGAAAGATCTTGAGACAAATGGGTTCTTGCATG AGAATGGATCTAGGCCTAACAAGATGCTGAGGCCAGTTGCTTCTCCAGTATCATCCGTGGAAAATGGAAGAAAGTTGGGAGAATGCCAAACTCCTCTAAAACCTGTTACTGAGTTGCAAGGAACACTGTGTAATCCAGAGGCCAAGGAGCATAGAGTTAACGGTTTCATCAAGTCTCAAGAACCCAAAAGCCATCCAAGTATATCTTCTGTGAAAGCGAAGGAGAACGGTGAAGCATCAGCGAAAAAGCGGCCTCACTCGGACTTAAAGTATTTGGATCAGATACTGAATGTACCAGAAAGGGATGAGGTTGATGAAACTGAAGAACAAGAGTGGCTTTTTGGTCAGTCTGGTGTGAAAGTATTAAAGAAGCCAAAAACAGATTCTACTACTACTGGATTGGATGAGACTCTGCAAGTCTGGAACCAGGCTCTTAGTATAGAATCTGCTGACATTGTAGCTCTTCCTTATGTTGTTCCATTCTAG